One Deltaproteobacteria bacterium DNA window includes the following coding sequences:
- a CDS encoding response regulator, which yields MKIKLKQNYTPNDVGMMLGVHHNTIKNWIKSKQIVAFKTVGGHYRVPRREVVNLIKSRGLPIPEELQGSMGVVYIVDDDRLIRNALQEELKASSFEAYSFSNGFDALMQMGRLKPDLIILDIFMPGIDGFALVKRIRNDEKLASIHVVGMSGRDVDVSKALAVGFDDFFHKSGGLEPVIDNVKGFLGTVAS from the coding sequence ATGAAAATAAAGCTGAAACAGAATTATACTCCCAACGATGTGGGAATGATGCTCGGTGTCCACCACAACACCATTAAGAACTGGATAAAGAGCAAACAGATCGTGGCCTTCAAGACCGTTGGAGGGCATTATCGGGTCCCGCGAAGGGAGGTTGTCAATCTGATCAAGAGCCGGGGTCTGCCGATTCCTGAAGAACTACAGGGATCCATGGGGGTTGTTTACATTGTCGACGACGACCGCCTTATCCGGAATGCCCTTCAGGAGGAATTGAAGGCCTCGTCCTTTGAGGCCTACTCCTTCAGTAACGGGTTTGATGCTCTTATGCAGATGGGCAGGCTCAAACCTGATCTTATCATCCTTGATATCTTCATGCCCGGCATTGATGGCTTTGCCCTGGTCAAGAGAATCAGAAACGACGAAAAACTGGCTAGCATCCACGTTGTGGGCATGTCGGGCAGGGATGTTGATGTCTCCAAGGCACTGGCCGTCGGCTTCGATGATTTTTTCCATAAAAGTGGGGGGTTGGAGCCGGTTATTGACAATGTAAAAGGATTTCTGGGGACCGTCGCTTCCTGA
- a CDS encoding MerR family transcriptional regulator — MESLTESIEIPDKLFFKIGEVSRLTGVKPHVLRYWESEFPNLAPPKNRSSQRVYRRKDIETVLVIKGLLYEDNFTISGARKKLREMRSRKRAKGQMNLFPGDNRKQIQTAIRELEEALNLIKDGG; from the coding sequence ATTGAATCCTTGACAGAATCCATTGAAATACCCGACAAGCTTTTCTTCAAGATCGGGGAGGTCAGCCGCCTCACCGGAGTCAAACCCCATGTGCTCCGGTATTGGGAATCCGAGTTTCCCAACTTGGCTCCCCCCAAGAACCGTTCATCGCAGAGGGTCTACAGACGAAAGGATATCGAGACCGTCCTGGTCATCAAAGGGCTTCTTTACGAGGATAATTTCACGATTTCAGGGGCCAGAAAGAAACTTCGTGAGATGAGAAGCCGAAAAAGAGCCAAAGGCCAGATGAATCTTTTCCCTGGCGATAACCGGAAGCAGATCCAAACCGCTATCAGGGAACTGGAGGAGGCTTTGAACCTTATCAAAGACGGTGGGTAG
- a CDS encoding integration host factor subunit alpha has product MTKADIVEKVHDRTGFSKKESSEAVAAILEILKERLERGQKVKLSGFGNFVIRHKDVRKGRNPKTGEEMEISARKVMSFKPSQKLKDYINTK; this is encoded by the coding sequence ATGACGAAGGCCGATATCGTTGAAAAGGTTCACGACAGGACCGGGTTTTCCAAGAAAGAGTCTTCCGAGGCGGTAGCGGCTATTCTCGAGATTCTCAAGGAAAGGTTGGAACGGGGCCAAAAGGTCAAACTTTCCGGTTTCGGGAATTTCGTGATTCGACACAAAGACGTTCGTAAAGGGAGAAACCCCAAGACTGGAGAAGAGATGGAGATTTCCGCCAGAAAGGTGATGTCCTTTAAACCCAGCCAGAAGCTTAAAGACTATATCAACACCAAGTAA